A single region of the Ornithorhynchus anatinus isolate Pmale09 chromosome 6, mOrnAna1.pri.v4, whole genome shotgun sequence genome encodes:
- the LOC100092458 gene encoding cold-inducible RNA-binding protein-like has protein sequence MADEGKLFIGGLSFDTNEQSLEQLFAPYGEISEVVVVKDRETQRSRGFGFITYRRPEDAKDAMRAMNGESVDGRQIRVDQAGKSSRGSSVGRGRGRGFSRGGGDRSYGGGRYDDRSGGYGGSRNYYGGRNQGGYGDRYSGGSYRDNYDN, from the exons ATGGCCGACGAAGGGAAACTGTTCATCGGGGGCCTCAGCTTCGACACCAACGAGCAGAGCCTGGAGCAGCTCTTCGCTCCCTACGGAGAGATATCCGAAG TGGTGGTGGTTAAAGACCGAGAGACTCAGCGGTCCCGAGGCTTTGGTTTCATCACCTATCGCCGTCCTGAGGATGCCAAGGATGCCATGAGAGCCATGAATGGAGAG TCCGTGGACGGGCGTCAGATCCGTGTGGACCAGGCAGGAAAGTCTTCCCGCGGGTcctctgtgggcagaggacggGGCCGTGGCTTCTCCAGAG GGGGCGGAGACAGGAGCTACGGCGGCGGCCGGTACGATGACCGCAGCGGAGGCTACGGCGGCTCCAGAAACTACTACGGGGGCAG AAACCAAGGAGGCTACGGGGACCGCTACTCCGGAGGCTCCTACAGAGACAACTACGACAACTAA